From a single Lineus longissimus chromosome 16, tnLinLong1.2, whole genome shotgun sequence genomic region:
- the LOC135500145 gene encoding uncharacterized protein F54H12.2-like yields the protein MMQVGSCECTNNDLELFSLPPTLTSIEKSQHIEYLPLGSLTDDTLIAVFVSNRGDEYIDLAKTHLYLELKVTKADGTDLEENAKVGPVNNLLYTLFSQIDLSLNGQLVTSANNTYPYRAYIETLLSYGEQVKKSQLQAGLWFADEPGKFEKVDTTAADTNSGFKTRAQFIAKSRQLDLFGRLHLDLCHQNRYLLNGVDMKIRLNRTKNTFFLMFDLGTEVTKITKAILLVQQVKPNPAVLTAHAKALNTTNARYPIRRVEVKIFSVNTGTQTITRDNVFLGQVPRRVIVFMTENAAQVGAKNNNPFNLKHNDLNFISIEADSRTYPAQPLTPAFGTKNNYIKSYMTMFSETGNIHDDNGNDITCESYRKGYTLWVFDLSPDREDGNHVNLVKEGNLCLDLKFAEALTETMSVFVYAEFDNVIEIDRARNIIKDFQ from the coding sequence ATGATGCAAGTTGGCTCCTGTGAATGCACAAACAATGACCTTGAATTGTTTTCCTTACCGCCAACGCTTACAAGCATTGAAAAGTCGCAGCACATCGAATATTTACCTCTAGGATCGCTTACCGATGATACGCTTATTGCAGTTTTTGTCTCTAATCGCGGAGATGAATACATTGATTTGGCTAAGACGCATCTTTATCTCGAACTCAAAGTTACCAAGGCTGATGGTACTGATCTGGAAGAAAATGCAAAGGTTGGGCCTGTCAACAATCTGCTGTACACCTTATTCAGTCAGATTGATTTATCATTAAACGGGCAATTGGTCACATCTGCTAATAACACATACCCGTATAGGGCCTACATTGAAACGTTGCTGTCCTATGGCGAACAAGTCAAGAAAAGTCAACTTCAAGCGGGTCTATGGTTTGCTGACGAGCCCGGTAAATTTGAAAAGGTCGATACTACAGCAGCTGACACTAACAGCGGCTTCAAAACAAGGGCCCAATTTATCGCCAAAAGCAGACAACTTGATTTGTTTGGCAGATTGCATCTTGATTTGTGCCATCAAAATCGTTACTTACTCAATGGTGTGGACATGAAAATAAGATTGAATCGCACGAAAAACACATTCTTTCTCATGTTCGATCTCGGCACTGAGGTCACTAAGATTACGAAAGCCATCCTTTTAGTGCAGCAAGTTAAACCCAACCCGGCTGTCTTAACAGCACACGCTAAAGCTCTAAACACTACAAATGCAAGGTATCCCATACGAAGGGTCGAAGTAAAGATATTTTCGGTTAACACAGGCACACAAACTATCACTAGAGACAACGTGTTTTTGGGGCAAGTTCCTAGGAGAGTGATTGTTTTCATGACCGAAAATGCTGCTCAGGTGGGCGCAAAGAATAACAACCCATTCAATCTGAAGCACAATGATCTCAATTTCATCAGCATCGAGGCGGATAGCAGGACATATCCAGCACAGCCACTGACTCCTGCTTTTGGCACTAAAAACAATTATATCAAATCATACATGACCATGTTCAGCGAAACCGGGAATATTCACGATGACAACGGCAACGACATCACATGTGAAAGCTACAGAAAAGGTTACACTCTCTGGGTATTTGATCTGTCGCCCGATAGGGAGGACGGCAATCACGTTAACCTCGTTAAGGAAGGAAATCTCTGCTTAGATCTGAAATTCGCTGAAGCCTTGACAGAAACCATGTCCGTTTTCGTTTATGCAGAATTCGATAATGTCATAGAAATTGATAGGGCCAGAAACATCATCAAGGATTTCCAATGA